The following proteins are encoded in a genomic region of Gadus macrocephalus chromosome 19, ASM3116895v1:
- the LOC132447874 gene encoding plasma membrane calcium-transporting ATPase 1-like, with protein sequence MEKPDPRSSIHNFMSHPEFTIEDSETHIPLIDDTDAEDDAPTKRNSASPRNASPAPPSPGPAPGSPAPSPAPTPPLQGPEPPPATPNQNNNAVESNNHLHVGLKPPAPTASPLASPGSPLHSLETSL encoded by the coding sequence ATGGAGAAGCCCGACCCGCGCTCCTCCATCCATAACTTCATGAGCCACCCCGAGTTCACCATCGAGGACTCGGAGACGCACATCCCCCTGATCGACGACACGGACGCCGAGGACGACGCGCCCACCAAGCGCAACTCGGCCAGCCCCCGCAACGCCTCGCCCGCCCCGCCCtcgcccggccccgcccccgggagCCCCgcgcccagccccgcccccacgccccccctccAGGGCCCCGAGCCCCCGCCGGCCACGCCCAACCAGAACAATAACGCCGTGGAGAGCAACAACCACCTCCACGTCGGCCTGAAGCCGCCGGCCCCCACCGCCTCGCCGCTGGCCAGCCCCGGGAGCCCCCTGCACAGCCTGGAGACCTCCCTCTGA